The following coding sequences lie in one Listeria ivanovii subsp. londoniensis genomic window:
- a CDS encoding MarR family winged helix-turn-helix transcriptional regulator — translation MKDILRDIGVIARALDSISNIEFKELNLSKGQFVYLVRICENPGIIQEKLVDILKIDRTTASRAIKNLEKNGLIIKKADKNNKKNKLLFPTEYGQELYPLIIRENEHSNSIALKGFNESEISALSLALKKVKNNIADDWLYVKKGNKRNY, via the coding sequence ATGAAAGATATTTTAAGAGATATAGGGGTTATTGCTCGCGCGCTAGACTCGATTAGCAATATAGAATTTAAAGAATTAAATCTATCTAAAGGGCAATTTGTTTATTTAGTTAGAATTTGTGAAAATCCCGGTATTATTCAAGAAAAATTAGTCGATATTCTAAAAATCGATCGGACAACTGCTTCTAGAGCCATTAAAAATTTAGAAAAAAACGGACTTATTATAAAAAAAGCTGATAAAAACAATAAAAAAAATAAATTACTATTTCCAACCGAATATGGACAGGAGTTATATCCCCTAATTATTCGCGAAAATGAACATTCCAATTCAATTGCCTTAAAAGGGTTTAATGAGTCAGAAATAAGTGCGCTCTCACTAGCACTTAAAAAAGTAAAAAATAACATTGCTGATGACTGGCTATATGTAAAAAAAGGAAATAAAAGAAATTATTAA